One part of the Gadus macrocephalus chromosome 8, ASM3116895v1 genome encodes these proteins:
- the LOC132462832 gene encoding complexin-4-like, whose translation MSRLRGFGVLEKFATKKAERGNLRVALRDKYRLPEVRGPLSIVQTAGEDLDLAEDLEKMVEEEEKEEESNKSFLGKIQDLDVDIKTRGHHDGGEAGRRGEEHWDVNAVRTSGTYENCLVAHFEA comes from the exons ATGAGCAGGCTGCGGGGGTTTGGTGTGCTGGAAAAG TTTGCCACAAAGAAGGCAGAGCGGGGCAATCTGAGAGTCGCACTCAGAGACAAATACAGGCTTCCAGAAGTAAGGGGACCATTAtc GATAGTTCAGACGGCCGGGGAAGATCTTGACCTCGCAGAGGACCTCGAGAAgatggtggaggaagaggagaaagaggaggagagcaacAAGTCCTTTCTGGGGAAGATTCAAGACTTGGACGTGGACATTAAAACCAGGGGCCACCATGATGGAGGGGAAGCAGGacgcagaggagaggagcactGGGATGTGAATGCTGTACGGACATCCGGGACATATGAGAACTGTCTTGTTGCACATTTTGAGGCTTAA